A region from the Drosophila mauritiana strain mau12 chromosome 2L, ASM438214v1, whole genome shotgun sequence genome encodes:
- the LOC117150951 gene encoding queuine tRNA-ribosyltransferase catalytic subunit, with protein sequence MGPSQIPPLTYKVVAECSVSKARAGLMTLRHSEVNTPVFMPVGTQGTLKGIVPDQLIELNCQILLGNTYHLGLRPGIETLKKAGGLHKFMGWPRAILTDSGGFQMVSLLQLAEIDEHGVNFRSPFDNSRCMLTPEHSIQIQNAIGADIMMQLDDVVKTTTTGPRVEEAMERTIRWVDRCIEAHARDDDQSLFPIVQGGLDVPLRQRCVSALMERQVRGFAVGGLSGGESKHDFWRMVDVCTGYLPKDKPRYLMGVGFAADLVVCVALGIDMFDCVFPTRTARFGCALVDSGQLNLKQPKYKLDMEPIDKDCDCSTCKRYTRSYLHHIATNESVSSSLLSIHNVAYQLRLMRSMREAIQRDEFPKFVADFMARHFKAEPVPAWIREALSAVNIQLPADPERSDDQDQKQETEKRRETEDAADEQVASS encoded by the exons ATGGGTCCCAGCCAGATTCCTCCGCTGACCTACAAGGTCGTGGCCGAGTGCTCCGTCTCCAAAGCCCGGGCGGGACTCATGACCCTAAG GCACAGCGAGGTAAACACACCGGTCTTTATGCCCGTGGGCACTCAGGGAACCTTGAAGGGCATCGTGCCGGACCAGCTTATCGAGCTGAACTGCCAGATCCTGCTGGGGAACACCTATCACCTGGGCCTGAGGCCCGGAATCGAGACACTGAAGAAAGCCGGTGGTCTGCACAAGTTTATGGGCTGGCCCAGGGCCATTCTGACTGATTCCGGTGGCTTCCAGATGGTTTCCCTGCTGCAGCTGGCCGAGATCGATGAGCACGGTGTGAACTTCCGGTCGCCCTTCGACAACAGCCGGTGCATGCTGACACCGGAACACTCCATCCAAATCCAGAACGCCATTGGTGCGGATATTATGATGCAGCTGGATGATGTGGTCAAGACCACCACAACTGGCCCGCGGGTGGAGGAGGCCATGGAGCGGACTATCCGCTGGGTGGATCGCTGCATAGAGGCCCATGCCCGCGACGATGACCAGTCACTGTTCCCCATCGTCCAGGGAGGATTAGATGTGCCGCTGCGTCAGCGATGCGTTTCCGCTCTCATGGAGCGCCAGGTTCGAGGCTTCGCCGTGGGCGGGCTAAGTGGTGGCGAGAGCAAGCACGACTTCTGGCGGATGGTGGACGTGTGCACTGGCTATCTGCCCAAGGACAAGCCGCGCTACCTGATGGGCGTGGGTTTTGCGGCGGATCTGGTGGTCTGCGTGGCCCTGGGCATCGACATGTTCGACTGTGTCTTTCCCACCCGGACAGCTCGATTTGGCTGCGCCCTGGTGGACAGTGGGCAATTGAACCTCAAGCAGCCCAAGTACAAACTGGACATGGAGCCCATCGACAAGGACTGCGACTGCAGCACCTGTAAGCGCTATACCCGCTCGTACCTGCACCACATCGCCACCAACGAGAGTGTCTCCAGCTCCCTGTTGAGCATCCACAATGTGGCATACCAGCTCCGCCTGATGAGGAGCATGCGGGAGGCCATCCAGCGAGATGAGTTTCCCAAGTTCGTCGCGGACTTCATGGCAAGACACTTCAAGGCGGAACCCGTTCCGGCTTGGATACGAGAAGCGCTGTCTGCCGTAAACATCCAGCTGCCTGCGGATCCGGAGAGGAGCGATGACCAGGACCAGAAGCAAGAGACCGAAAAGAGACGGGAAACAGAGGACGCGGCAGACGAGCAGGTGGCCTCCAGCTAG
- the LOC117150959 gene encoding dnaJ protein homolog 1 isoform X1 codes for MGKDYYKILGLPKTATDDEIKKAYRKLALRYHPDKNKAANAEDKFKEVAEAYEVLSDKSKREVYDKYGEDGLKSGGTRNGGPSTNSFTYQFHGDPRATFAQFFGNSNPFASFFDMSDNLFDKKVFDLDTEPDFFSSPFGGIGSRHGLGSGFRPSFRSHSFNVHTPFKKEQKQDPPVEHDLYVTLEEIYHGCVKKMKISRRIVQADGSSRKEEKFLAISIKPGWKSGTKVTFQKEGDQAPGKIPADIVFIIRDKPHAMFKREGSDLRYTARLTLKQALCGVVFQVPTMSGDKLRISTMQEIIKPNTVKRIQGYGLPFPKDTTRKGDLLVAFDIQFPEKLTAAQKEVLRDML; via the exons ATGGGTAAGGACTACTACAAAATCCTGGGGctgcccaaaactgccaccgaCGATGAGATCAAAAAGGCCTACAGGAAACTGGCCCTGCGCTATCATCCGGACAAAAACAAAGCCGCCAACGCGGAGGACAAGTTCAAGGAGGTCGCCGAGGCCTACGAGGTCCTTTCGGACAAGAGCAAGCGGGAGGTGTACGACAAATACGGCGAGGATGGTCTCAAGAGCGGAG GCACACGGAACGGCGGTCCGTCGACCAACTCGTTTACATATCAGTTCCACGGCGATCCGCGGGCCACCTTCGCCCAGTTCTTCGGCAACAGCAATCCGTTCGCCTCGTTCTTCGACATGAGCGACAACCTGTTCGACAAGAAGGTCTTCGATCTGGACACGGAACCCGACTTCTTCTCCTCGCCCTTCGGCGGCATTGGGTCGCGACATGGTCTGGGCAGTGGCTTCAG GCCCTCTTTCAGATCACACTCCTTCAATGTGCACACGCCGTTCAagaaggagcagaagcaaGACCCGCCCGTCGAACACGATCTCTACGTGACGCTGGAGGAGATCTACCACGGCTGTGttaagaaaatgaaaatctcCCGGCGCATCGTCCAGGCGGACGGCAGTTCCCGCAAGGAGGAGAAGTTCCTGGCGATATCCATCAAGCCCGGCTGGAAGTCCGGCACCAAGGTCACCTTCCAGAAGGAGGGCGACCAGGCGCCCGGCAAAATCCCCGCCGACATTGTGTTCATCATCCGGGACAAGCCGCACGCCATGTTCAAGCGCGAGGGCAGCGATCTGCGCTACACGGCGAGACTGACGCTCAAGCAG GCTCTGTGCGGCGTTGTCTTCCAAGTTCCTACCATGTCCGGCGACAAGTTGCGCATCAGCACCATGCAGGAGATCATCAAGCCGAACACGGTGAAGCGCATCCAGGGATACGGGCTGCCGTTCCCCAAGGACACGACGCGCAAGGGCGACCTCCTGGTGGCCTTCGACATCCAGTTCCCGGAGAAGCTGACCGCCGCCCAGAAGGAGGTGCTCAGGGACATGTTATGA
- the LOC117144792 gene encoding uncharacterized protein LOC117144792 has translation MEKNLWNTLQEVEQVEVAFKQTLRNITDIQNRYKTVSALKSKASKRQESFEAEIQGAITTSNPAKKRVVKKSKISMGKKRRVMKSKALVRTNQRSLLPKSIPNLRSEAILQVEEPIVCLETNCVYEIHKTTTHLVARKPYGALIRRLYRSARRKRMYDQELDQEQDEEQELYPDLECYHCCCSACCIECR, from the coding sequence ATGGAAAAGAATCTTTGGAATACGCTGCAGGAAGTCGAGCAAGTCGAGGTTGCTTTCAAGCAGACCTTGAGAAACATTACCGATATCCAGAACCGATACAAAACGGTATCGGCCTTGAAGAGCAAGGCCTCCAAGCGCCAGGAATCCTTCGAGGCGGAGATCCAAGGTGCCATAACGACATCCAATCCTGCCAAGAAAAGGGTGGTCAAGAAGAGCAAGATCAGTATGGGAAAGAAGAGACGGGTCATGAAGAGCAAGGCGTTGGTCAGGACGAACCAGAGGAGTCTTCTGCCAAAGTCAATACCCAATCTCAGATCGGAAGCTATCCTGCAGGTGGAGGAGCCCATTGTGTGTCTCGAAACGAATTGCGTCTACGAAATACACAAGACAACCACTCACCTGGTGGCGCGGAAACCCTATGGAGCTCTCATCCGGCGACTATATCGGTCTGCCAGGCGGAAGAGGATGTACGATCAGGAGCTAGATCAGGAACAGGATGAGGAACAGGAGCTGTATCCAGACTTGGAATGCtaccactgctgctgctcagcGTGTTGCATAGAGTGCAGATAA
- the LOC117150959 gene encoding dnaJ protein homolog 1 isoform X2, whose amino-acid sequence MGKDYYKILGLPKTATDDEIKKAYRKLALRYHPDKNKAANAEDKFKEVAEAYEVLSDKSKREVYDKYGEDGLKSGGTRNGGPSTNSFTYQFHGDPRATFAQFFGNSNPFASFFDMSDNLFDKKVFDLDTEPDFFSSPFGGIGSRHGLGSGFRSHSFNVHTPFKKEQKQDPPVEHDLYVTLEEIYHGCVKKMKISRRIVQADGSSRKEEKFLAISIKPGWKSGTKVTFQKEGDQAPGKIPADIVFIIRDKPHAMFKREGSDLRYTARLTLKQALCGVVFQVPTMSGDKLRISTMQEIIKPNTVKRIQGYGLPFPKDTTRKGDLLVAFDIQFPEKLTAAQKEVLRDML is encoded by the exons ATGGGTAAGGACTACTACAAAATCCTGGGGctgcccaaaactgccaccgaCGATGAGATCAAAAAGGCCTACAGGAAACTGGCCCTGCGCTATCATCCGGACAAAAACAAAGCCGCCAACGCGGAGGACAAGTTCAAGGAGGTCGCCGAGGCCTACGAGGTCCTTTCGGACAAGAGCAAGCGGGAGGTGTACGACAAATACGGCGAGGATGGTCTCAAGAGCGGAG GCACACGGAACGGCGGTCCGTCGACCAACTCGTTTACATATCAGTTCCACGGCGATCCGCGGGCCACCTTCGCCCAGTTCTTCGGCAACAGCAATCCGTTCGCCTCGTTCTTCGACATGAGCGACAACCTGTTCGACAAGAAGGTCTTCGATCTGGACACGGAACCCGACTTCTTCTCCTCGCCCTTCGGCGGCATTGGGTCGCGACATGGTCTGGGCAGTGGCTTCAG ATCACACTCCTTCAATGTGCACACGCCGTTCAagaaggagcagaagcaaGACCCGCCCGTCGAACACGATCTCTACGTGACGCTGGAGGAGATCTACCACGGCTGTGttaagaaaatgaaaatctcCCGGCGCATCGTCCAGGCGGACGGCAGTTCCCGCAAGGAGGAGAAGTTCCTGGCGATATCCATCAAGCCCGGCTGGAAGTCCGGCACCAAGGTCACCTTCCAGAAGGAGGGCGACCAGGCGCCCGGCAAAATCCCCGCCGACATTGTGTTCATCATCCGGGACAAGCCGCACGCCATGTTCAAGCGCGAGGGCAGCGATCTGCGCTACACGGCGAGACTGACGCTCAAGCAG GCTCTGTGCGGCGTTGTCTTCCAAGTTCCTACCATGTCCGGCGACAAGTTGCGCATCAGCACCATGCAGGAGATCATCAAGCCGAACACGGTGAAGCGCATCCAGGGATACGGGCTGCCGTTCCCCAAGGACACGACGCGCAAGGGCGACCTCCTGGTGGCCTTCGACATCCAGTTCCCGGAGAAGCTGACCGCCGCCCAGAAGGAGGTGCTCAGGGACATGTTATGA
- the LOC117150943 gene encoding uncharacterized protein LOC117150943: MSTQQQQLDYIERHLVYDIFKDFGPSASLESHSVECSNGLDGFMSALYTVTLDVVIAERKRTEVVLVKFMKGTEEFRESSNSYIQFSNEIFAYAEILPAYESVLRTSHLESEVVKNWVPRCYFARFGQVEGLGNGRESVLALKHLKGDGYQLGPRLTLRRDQLEAMVGLVGPFHALGYATKILQPNVHARLRAGVVDMPFVSSSGKGSFDVLYRVAFDRFYEFYDRQKEQLLQGADPGFGAAIERLREKYFKQPTLLLEKIRTSSFAEDQPDSHFSTFLHGDYNRNNVLFHYGAEDKVDAIKAIDFQELRFSTTAIDLSFFMYMNTPSEGRKEIYADLLRRYHRSMIEMLELVLRRNRNELTDDRVDQLLQEYSFERFNAHFKRYAFYGPMVCMHFLPWLLGTEKDCAELSRLFETDMHGPAFHQLSLDIAGDEANQEIFKTVRHAYEHGYMDEI; this comes from the exons ATGTCgacgcaacagcagcagttaGACTATATAGAGCGCCACCTGGTGTACGACATCTTCAAGGACTTCGGTCCGAGTGCTTCGCTGGAATCGCACAGCGTTGAGTGCTCCAATGGACTGGACGGCTTCATGTCTGCCTTGTACACCGTTACGCTGGACGTGGTCATCGCCGAGCGCAAGCGGACGGAGGTCGTCCTGGTCAAATTCATGAAGGGAACGGAGGAGTTCCGGGAGAGCAGCAACTCGTACATCCAGTTTTCAAACGAGATCTTCGCCTACGCCGAGATCCTGCCCGCCTACGAGAGTGTCCTTCGGACGAGTCATCTGGAAAGCGAAGTGGTGAAGAACTGGGTTCCCCGATGCTACTTCGCCAGGTTTGGCCAGGTTGAAG GCTTGGGGAATGGTAGGGAATCAGTGCTGGCCCTGAAGCATCTCAAGGGCGATGGCTACCAGTTGGGACCAAGGCTCACCCTCCGTCGTGATCAGCTGGAGGCCATGGTGGGACTAGTGGGTCCGTTCCATGCCCTGGGCTACGCCACGAAAATCCTCCAGCCGAACGTTCACGCTCGTTTGCGCGCCGGAGTGGTGGACATGCCCTTCGTCTCCAGCTCAGGAAAGGGCAGCTTTGATGTCCTCTATCGCGTGGCTTTCGATCGGTTCTACGAGTTCTACGACCGGCAGAAGGAGCAGCTCCTCCAGGGGGCAGATCCCGGATTCGGGGCCGCCATCGAGCGACTGCGGGAGAAGTACTTCAAGCAGCCAACTCTCCTGCTGGAGAAAATCCGCACCAGCTCCTTTGCCGAAGATCAACCGGACAGTCACTTTTCCACCTTCCTGCACGGCGACTACAACAGGAACAACGTGCTGTTCCACTACGGAGCCGAAGATAAGGTGGACGCTATCAAAGCCATAGATTTCCAGGAGCTGCGCTTCAGTACCACGGCCATTGACCTGAGCTTCTTCATGTACATGAACACGCCATCCGAAGGAAGGAAGGAGATCTACGCCGACTTGTTGCGCAGGTACCATCGAAGCATGATCGAAATGCTGGAACTGGTTCTGCGCCGAAACCGGAACGAGTTGACCGACGATCGGGTGGACCAGTTGCTGCAGGAATACAGCTTCGAACGCTTCAACGCCCACTTCAAACGATATGCCTTCTACGGACCAATGGTATGCATGCATTTCCTTCCCTGGCTGCTTGGCACCGAGAAGGATTGCGCCGAGTTGTCCCGCCTCTTTGAGACGGATATGCACGGCCCCGCCTTCCACCAGTTGTCCTTGGACATCGCAGGCGATGAGGCGAACCAGGAGATCTTCAAGACCGTGCGCCACGCCTATGAGCATGGCTACATGGACGAGATTTAG